One window of Theropithecus gelada isolate Dixy chromosome 4, Tgel_1.0, whole genome shotgun sequence genomic DNA carries:
- the LOC112622403 gene encoding HLA class I histocompatibility antigen, B-14 alpha chain isoform X7, translating into MEPRARWAEQEGPEYWEEQTRKAKEAAQTFRVGLRTLLRYYNQSQAGSHTLQWMFGCDLGPDGRLLRGYHQFAYDGKDYIALNEDLRSWTAGDMAAQNTQRKWEAAREAEQWRAHLEGTCVEWLRRHLENGKETLQRAEPPKTHVTHHPVSDHEATLRCWALGFYPAEITLTWQRDGEEQTQDTELVETRPVGDGTYQKWGAVVVPSGEEQRYTCHVQHEGLPEPLTLRWEPSSQSTIPIVGIVAGLAVLAVVVTGAVVAAVMWRRKSSGGKGGSYSQAAFSDSAQGSDESLTA; encoded by the exons ATGGAGCCGCGGGCGCGGTGGGCGGAGCAGGAGGGGCCGGAGTATTGGGAAGAGCAGACACGGAAAGCCAAGGAGGCTGCACAGACTTTCCGAGTGGGCCTGCGGACCCTGCTCCGCTACTACAACCAGAGCCAGGCCG ggTCTCACACCCTCCAGTGGATGTTCGGCTGCGACCTGGGACCCGACGGGCGCCTCCTCCGCGGTTATCACCAATTCGCCTACGACGGCAAGGATTACATCGCCCTGAACGAGGACCTGCGCTCCTGGACCGCAGGGGACATGGCGGCTCAGAACACCCAGCGCAAGTGGGAGGCGGCCCGCGAGGCAGAGCAGTGGAGAGCCCACCTGGAGGGGACGTGCGTGGAGTGGCTCCGCAGACACCTGGAGAACGGGAAGGAGACGCTGCAGCGCGCGG AACCTCCAAAGACACATGTGACCCACCACCCCGTCTCTGACCATGAGGCCACCCTGaggtgctgggccctgggcttcTACCCTGCGGAGATCACACTGACCTGGCAGCGAGATGGGGAGGAGCAAACTCAGGACACTGAGCTTGTGGAGACCAGGCCAGTAGGAGATGGAACCTACCAGAAGTGGGGAGCTGTGGTGGTGCCTTCTGGAGAAGAGCAGAGATACACGTGCCATGTGCAGCATGAGGGGCTGCCAGAGCCCCTCACCCTGAGATGGG aGCCATCTTCCCAGTCCACCATCCCCATTGTGGGCATCGTTGCTGGCCTGGCTGTCCTAGCAGTTGTGGTCACCGGAGCTGTGGTCGCTGCTGtgatgtggaggaggaagagctcaG GTGGAAAAGGAGGGAGCTACT
- the LOC112622403 gene encoding HLA class I histocompatibility antigen, B-14 alpha chain isoform X1: MAPRTLLLLLSGALALTETWAGECGAGRETASAGRSEGTAGGGAGPGEPRGEEGRAGLSLSSPPGSHSLRYFSTSVSRPGRGEPRFISVGYVDDTQFLRFDSDAASPRMEPRARWAEQEGPEYWEEQTRKAKEAAQTFRVGLRTLLRYYNQSQAGSHTLQWMFGCDLGPDGRLLRGYHQFAYDGKDYIALNEDLRSWTAGDMAAQNTQRKWEAAREAEQWRAHLEGTCVEWLRRHLENGKETLQRAEPPKTHVTHHPVSDHEATLRCWALGFYPAEITLTWQRDGEEQTQDTELVETRPVGDGTYQKWGAVVVPSGEEQRYTCHVQHEGLPEPLTLRWEPSSQSTIPIVGIVAGLAVLAVVVTGAVVAAVMWRRKSSGGKGGSYSQAAFSDSAQGSDESLTA; this comes from the exons ATGGCGCCCCGaaccctcctcctgctgctctcgGGGGCCCTGGCCCTGACCGAGACCTGGGCCGGTGAGTGCGGGGCCGGGAGGGAAACGGCCTCTGCGGGGAGGAGCGAGGGGACCGCAGGCGGGGGCGCAGGACCCGGGGAGCCGCGCGGGGAGGAGGGTCGGGCGGGTCTCAGCCTCTCCTCGCCCCCAGGCTCGCACTCCTTGAGGTATTTCAGCACCTCCGTGTCCCGGCCCGGCCGCGGGGAGCCCCGCTTCATCTCCGTGGGCTACGTGGACGACACGCAGTTCCTGCGGTTCGACAGCGACGCCGCGAGTCCGAGGATGGAGCCGCGGGCGCGGTGGGCGGAGCAGGAGGGGCCGGAGTATTGGGAAGAGCAGACACGGAAAGCCAAGGAGGCTGCACAGACTTTCCGAGTGGGCCTGCGGACCCTGCTCCGCTACTACAACCAGAGCCAGGCCG ggTCTCACACCCTCCAGTGGATGTTCGGCTGCGACCTGGGACCCGACGGGCGCCTCCTCCGCGGTTATCACCAATTCGCCTACGACGGCAAGGATTACATCGCCCTGAACGAGGACCTGCGCTCCTGGACCGCAGGGGACATGGCGGCTCAGAACACCCAGCGCAAGTGGGAGGCGGCCCGCGAGGCAGAGCAGTGGAGAGCCCACCTGGAGGGGACGTGCGTGGAGTGGCTCCGCAGACACCTGGAGAACGGGAAGGAGACGCTGCAGCGCGCGG AACCTCCAAAGACACATGTGACCCACCACCCCGTCTCTGACCATGAGGCCACCCTGaggtgctgggccctgggcttcTACCCTGCGGAGATCACACTGACCTGGCAGCGAGATGGGGAGGAGCAAACTCAGGACACTGAGCTTGTGGAGACCAGGCCAGTAGGAGATGGAACCTACCAGAAGTGGGGAGCTGTGGTGGTGCCTTCTGGAGAAGAGCAGAGATACACGTGCCATGTGCAGCATGAGGGGCTGCCAGAGCCCCTCACCCTGAGATGGG aGCCATCTTCCCAGTCCACCATCCCCATTGTGGGCATCGTTGCTGGCCTGGCTGTCCTAGCAGTTGTGGTCACCGGAGCTGTGGTCGCTGCTGtgatgtggaggaggaagagctcaG GTGGAAAAGGAGGGAGCTACT
- the LOC112622403 gene encoding saoe class I histocompatibility antigen, A alpha chain isoform X2: protein MAPRTLLLLLSGALALTETWAGSHSLRYFSTSVSRPGRGEPRFISVGYVDDTQFLRFDSDAASPRMEPRARWAEQEGPEYWEEQTRKAKEAAQTFRVGLRTLLRYYNQSQAGSHTLQWMFGCDLGPDGRLLRGYHQFAYDGKDYIALNEDLRSWTAGDMAAQNTQRKWEAAREAEQWRAHLEGTCVEWLRRHLENGKETLQRAEPPKTHVTHHPVSDHEATLRCWALGFYPAEITLTWQRDGEEQTQDTELVETRPVGDGTYQKWGAVVVPSGEEQRYTCHVQHEGLPEPLTLRWEPSSQSTIPIVGIVAGLAVLAVVVTGAVVAAVMWRRKSSGGSYSQAAFSDSAQGSDESLTA, encoded by the exons ATGGCGCCCCGaaccctcctcctgctgctctcgGGGGCCCTGGCCCTGACCGAGACCTGGGCCG GCTCGCACTCCTTGAGGTATTTCAGCACCTCCGTGTCCCGGCCCGGCCGCGGGGAGCCCCGCTTCATCTCCGTGGGCTACGTGGACGACACGCAGTTCCTGCGGTTCGACAGCGACGCCGCGAGTCCGAGGATGGAGCCGCGGGCGCGGTGGGCGGAGCAGGAGGGGCCGGAGTATTGGGAAGAGCAGACACGGAAAGCCAAGGAGGCTGCACAGACTTTCCGAGTGGGCCTGCGGACCCTGCTCCGCTACTACAACCAGAGCCAGGCCG ggTCTCACACCCTCCAGTGGATGTTCGGCTGCGACCTGGGACCCGACGGGCGCCTCCTCCGCGGTTATCACCAATTCGCCTACGACGGCAAGGATTACATCGCCCTGAACGAGGACCTGCGCTCCTGGACCGCAGGGGACATGGCGGCTCAGAACACCCAGCGCAAGTGGGAGGCGGCCCGCGAGGCAGAGCAGTGGAGAGCCCACCTGGAGGGGACGTGCGTGGAGTGGCTCCGCAGACACCTGGAGAACGGGAAGGAGACGCTGCAGCGCGCGG AACCTCCAAAGACACATGTGACCCACCACCCCGTCTCTGACCATGAGGCCACCCTGaggtgctgggccctgggcttcTACCCTGCGGAGATCACACTGACCTGGCAGCGAGATGGGGAGGAGCAAACTCAGGACACTGAGCTTGTGGAGACCAGGCCAGTAGGAGATGGAACCTACCAGAAGTGGGGAGCTGTGGTGGTGCCTTCTGGAGAAGAGCAGAGATACACGTGCCATGTGCAGCATGAGGGGCTGCCAGAGCCCCTCACCCTGAGATGGG aGCCATCTTCCCAGTCCACCATCCCCATTGTGGGCATCGTTGCTGGCCTGGCTGTCCTAGCAGTTGTGGTCACCGGAGCTGTGGTCGCTGCTGtgatgtggaggaggaagagctcaG GAGGGAGCTACT
- the LOC112622403 gene encoding saoe class I histocompatibility antigen, A alpha chain isoform X5, with protein sequence MAPRTLLLLLSGALALTETWAGSHSLRYFSTSVSRPGRGEPRFISVGYVDDTQFLRFDSDAASPRMEPRARWAEQEGPEYWEEQTRKAKEAAQTFRVGLRTLLRYYNQSQAGSHTLQWMFGCDLGPDGRLLRGYHQFAYDGKDYIALNEDLRSWTAGDMAAQNTQRKWEAAREAEQWRAHLEGTCVEWLRRHLENGKETLQRAEPPKTHVTHHPVSDHEATLRCWALGFYPAEITLTWQRDGEEQTQDTELVETRPVGDGTYQKWGAVVVPSGEEQRYTCHVQHEGLPEPLTLRWEPSSQSTIPIVGIVAGLAVLAVVVTGAVVAAVMWRRKSSVSDSAQGSDESLTA encoded by the exons ATGGCGCCCCGaaccctcctcctgctgctctcgGGGGCCCTGGCCCTGACCGAGACCTGGGCCG GCTCGCACTCCTTGAGGTATTTCAGCACCTCCGTGTCCCGGCCCGGCCGCGGGGAGCCCCGCTTCATCTCCGTGGGCTACGTGGACGACACGCAGTTCCTGCGGTTCGACAGCGACGCCGCGAGTCCGAGGATGGAGCCGCGGGCGCGGTGGGCGGAGCAGGAGGGGCCGGAGTATTGGGAAGAGCAGACACGGAAAGCCAAGGAGGCTGCACAGACTTTCCGAGTGGGCCTGCGGACCCTGCTCCGCTACTACAACCAGAGCCAGGCCG ggTCTCACACCCTCCAGTGGATGTTCGGCTGCGACCTGGGACCCGACGGGCGCCTCCTCCGCGGTTATCACCAATTCGCCTACGACGGCAAGGATTACATCGCCCTGAACGAGGACCTGCGCTCCTGGACCGCAGGGGACATGGCGGCTCAGAACACCCAGCGCAAGTGGGAGGCGGCCCGCGAGGCAGAGCAGTGGAGAGCCCACCTGGAGGGGACGTGCGTGGAGTGGCTCCGCAGACACCTGGAGAACGGGAAGGAGACGCTGCAGCGCGCGG AACCTCCAAAGACACATGTGACCCACCACCCCGTCTCTGACCATGAGGCCACCCTGaggtgctgggccctgggcttcTACCCTGCGGAGATCACACTGACCTGGCAGCGAGATGGGGAGGAGCAAACTCAGGACACTGAGCTTGTGGAGACCAGGCCAGTAGGAGATGGAACCTACCAGAAGTGGGGAGCTGTGGTGGTGCCTTCTGGAGAAGAGCAGAGATACACGTGCCATGTGCAGCATGAGGGGCTGCCAGAGCCCCTCACCCTGAGATGGG aGCCATCTTCCCAGTCCACCATCCCCATTGTGGGCATCGTTGCTGGCCTGGCTGTCCTAGCAGTTGTGGTCACCGGAGCTGTGGTCGCTGCTGtgatgtggaggaggaagagctcaG
- the LOC112622403 gene encoding saoe class I histocompatibility antigen, A alpha chain isoform X6 produces MAPRTLLLLLSGALALTETWAGSHSLRYFSTSVSRPGRGEPRFISVGYVDDTQFLRFDSDAASPRMEPRARWAEQEGPEYWEEQTRKAKEAAQTFRVGLRTLLRYYNQSQAGSHTLQWMFGCDLGPDGRLLRGYHQFAYDGKDYIALNEDLRSWTAGDMAAQNTQRKWEAAREAEQWRAHLEGTCVEWLRRHLENGKETLQRAEPPKTHVTHHPVSDHEATLRCWALGFYPAEITLTWQRDGEEQTQDTELVETRPVGDGTYQKWGAVVVPSGEEQRYTCHVQHEGLPEPLTLRWEPSSQSTIPIVGIVAGLAVLAVVVTGAVVAAVMWRRKSSGREGWSYSQAACNDSAQGSDESLTA; encoded by the exons ATGGCGCCCCGaaccctcctcctgctgctctcgGGGGCCCTGGCCCTGACCGAGACCTGGGCCG GCTCGCACTCCTTGAGGTATTTCAGCACCTCCGTGTCCCGGCCCGGCCGCGGGGAGCCCCGCTTCATCTCCGTGGGCTACGTGGACGACACGCAGTTCCTGCGGTTCGACAGCGACGCCGCGAGTCCGAGGATGGAGCCGCGGGCGCGGTGGGCGGAGCAGGAGGGGCCGGAGTATTGGGAAGAGCAGACACGGAAAGCCAAGGAGGCTGCACAGACTTTCCGAGTGGGCCTGCGGACCCTGCTCCGCTACTACAACCAGAGCCAGGCCG ggTCTCACACCCTCCAGTGGATGTTCGGCTGCGACCTGGGACCCGACGGGCGCCTCCTCCGCGGTTATCACCAATTCGCCTACGACGGCAAGGATTACATCGCCCTGAACGAGGACCTGCGCTCCTGGACCGCAGGGGACATGGCGGCTCAGAACACCCAGCGCAAGTGGGAGGCGGCCCGCGAGGCAGAGCAGTGGAGAGCCCACCTGGAGGGGACGTGCGTGGAGTGGCTCCGCAGACACCTGGAGAACGGGAAGGAGACGCTGCAGCGCGCGG AACCTCCAAAGACACATGTGACCCACCACCCCGTCTCTGACCATGAGGCCACCCTGaggtgctgggccctgggcttcTACCCTGCGGAGATCACACTGACCTGGCAGCGAGATGGGGAGGAGCAAACTCAGGACACTGAGCTTGTGGAGACCAGGCCAGTAGGAGATGGAACCTACCAGAAGTGGGGAGCTGTGGTGGTGCCTTCTGGAGAAGAGCAGAGATACACGTGCCATGTGCAGCATGAGGGGCTGCCAGAGCCCCTCACCCTGAGATGGG aGCCATCTTCCCAGTCCACCATCCCCATTGTGGGCATCGTTGCTGGCCTGGCTGTCCTAGCAGTTGTGGTCACCGGAGCTGTGGTCGCTGCTGtgatgtggaggaggaagagctcaGGTAGGGaaggg t GGAGCTACT
- the LOC112622403 gene encoding saoe class I histocompatibility antigen, A alpha chain isoform X3 — translation MAPRTLLLLLSGALALTETWAGSHSLRYFSTSVSRPGRGEPRFISVGYVDDTQFLRFDSDAASPRMEPRARWAEQEGPEYWEEQTRKAKEAAQTFRVGLRTLLRYYNQSQAGSHTLQWMFGCDLGPDGRLLRGYHQFAYDGKDYIALNEDLRSWTAGDMAAQNTQRKWEAAREAEQWRAHLEGTCVEWLRRHLENGKETLQRAEPPKTHVTHHPVSDHEATLRCWALGFYPAEITLTWQRDGEEQTQDTELVETRPVGDGTYQKWGAVVVPSGEEQRYTCHVQHEGLPEPLTLRWEPSSQSTIPIVGIVAGLAVLAVVVTGAVVAAVMWRRKSSAHVTMKDGCITLMVVLLGS, via the exons ATGGCGCCCCGaaccctcctcctgctgctctcgGGGGCCCTGGCCCTGACCGAGACCTGGGCCG GCTCGCACTCCTTGAGGTATTTCAGCACCTCCGTGTCCCGGCCCGGCCGCGGGGAGCCCCGCTTCATCTCCGTGGGCTACGTGGACGACACGCAGTTCCTGCGGTTCGACAGCGACGCCGCGAGTCCGAGGATGGAGCCGCGGGCGCGGTGGGCGGAGCAGGAGGGGCCGGAGTATTGGGAAGAGCAGACACGGAAAGCCAAGGAGGCTGCACAGACTTTCCGAGTGGGCCTGCGGACCCTGCTCCGCTACTACAACCAGAGCCAGGCCG ggTCTCACACCCTCCAGTGGATGTTCGGCTGCGACCTGGGACCCGACGGGCGCCTCCTCCGCGGTTATCACCAATTCGCCTACGACGGCAAGGATTACATCGCCCTGAACGAGGACCTGCGCTCCTGGACCGCAGGGGACATGGCGGCTCAGAACACCCAGCGCAAGTGGGAGGCGGCCCGCGAGGCAGAGCAGTGGAGAGCCCACCTGGAGGGGACGTGCGTGGAGTGGCTCCGCAGACACCTGGAGAACGGGAAGGAGACGCTGCAGCGCGCGG AACCTCCAAAGACACATGTGACCCACCACCCCGTCTCTGACCATGAGGCCACCCTGaggtgctgggccctgggcttcTACCCTGCGGAGATCACACTGACCTGGCAGCGAGATGGGGAGGAGCAAACTCAGGACACTGAGCTTGTGGAGACCAGGCCAGTAGGAGATGGAACCTACCAGAAGTGGGGAGCTGTGGTGGTGCCTTCTGGAGAAGAGCAGAGATACACGTGCCATGTGCAGCATGAGGGGCTGCCAGAGCCCCTCACCCTGAGATGGG aGCCATCTTCCCAGTCCACCATCCCCATTGTGGGCATCGTTGCTGGCCTGGCTGTCCTAGCAGTTGTGGTCACCGGAGCTGTGGTCGCTGCTGtgatgtggaggaggaagagctcaG CACATGTGACAATGAAGGACGGATGTATCACCTTGATGGTTGTGCTGTTGGGGTCCTGA
- the LOC112622403 gene encoding HLA class I histocompatibility antigen, B-14 alpha chain isoform X10, producing MAPRTLLLLLSGALALTETWAGSHSLRYFSTSVSRPGRGEPRFISVGYVDDTQFLRFDSDAASPRMEPRARWAEQEGPEYWEEQTRKAKEAAQTFRVGLRTLLRYYNQSQAGSHTLQWMFGCDLGPDGRLLRGYHQFAYDGKDYIALNEDLRSWTAGDMAAQNTQRKWEAAREAEQWRAHLEGTCVEWLRRHLENGKETLQRAEPSSQSTIPIVGIVAGLAVLAVVVTGAVVAAVMWRRKSSGGKGGSYSQAAFSDSAQGSDESLTA from the exons ATGGCGCCCCGaaccctcctcctgctgctctcgGGGGCCCTGGCCCTGACCGAGACCTGGGCCG GCTCGCACTCCTTGAGGTATTTCAGCACCTCCGTGTCCCGGCCCGGCCGCGGGGAGCCCCGCTTCATCTCCGTGGGCTACGTGGACGACACGCAGTTCCTGCGGTTCGACAGCGACGCCGCGAGTCCGAGGATGGAGCCGCGGGCGCGGTGGGCGGAGCAGGAGGGGCCGGAGTATTGGGAAGAGCAGACACGGAAAGCCAAGGAGGCTGCACAGACTTTCCGAGTGGGCCTGCGGACCCTGCTCCGCTACTACAACCAGAGCCAGGCCG ggTCTCACACCCTCCAGTGGATGTTCGGCTGCGACCTGGGACCCGACGGGCGCCTCCTCCGCGGTTATCACCAATTCGCCTACGACGGCAAGGATTACATCGCCCTGAACGAGGACCTGCGCTCCTGGACCGCAGGGGACATGGCGGCTCAGAACACCCAGCGCAAGTGGGAGGCGGCCCGCGAGGCAGAGCAGTGGAGAGCCCACCTGGAGGGGACGTGCGTGGAGTGGCTCCGCAGACACCTGGAGAACGGGAAGGAGACGCTGCAGCGCGCGG aGCCATCTTCCCAGTCCACCATCCCCATTGTGGGCATCGTTGCTGGCCTGGCTGTCCTAGCAGTTGTGGTCACCGGAGCTGTGGTCGCTGCTGtgatgtggaggaggaagagctcaG GTGGAAAAGGAGGGAGCTACT
- the LOC112622403 gene encoding saoe class I histocompatibility antigen, A alpha chain isoform X4, whose amino-acid sequence MAPRTLLLLLSGALALTETWAGSHSLRYFSTSVSRPGRGEPRFISVGYVDDTQFLRFDSDAASPRMEPRARWAEQEGPEYWEEQTRKAKEAAQTFRVGLRTLLRYYNQSQAGSHTLQWMFGCDLGPDGRLLRGYHQFAYDGKDYIALNEDLRSWTAGDMAAQNTQRKWEAAREAEQWRAHLEGTCVEWLRRHLENGKETLQRAEPPKTHVTHHPVSDHEATLRCWALGFYPAEITLTWQRDGEEQTQDTELVETRPVGDGTYQKWGAVVVPSGEEQRYTCHVQHEGLPEPLTLRWEPSSQSTIPIVGIVAGLAVLAVVVTGAVVAAVMWRRKSSGREGWSYSQAAFSDSAQGSDESLTA is encoded by the exons ATGGCGCCCCGaaccctcctcctgctgctctcgGGGGCCCTGGCCCTGACCGAGACCTGGGCCG GCTCGCACTCCTTGAGGTATTTCAGCACCTCCGTGTCCCGGCCCGGCCGCGGGGAGCCCCGCTTCATCTCCGTGGGCTACGTGGACGACACGCAGTTCCTGCGGTTCGACAGCGACGCCGCGAGTCCGAGGATGGAGCCGCGGGCGCGGTGGGCGGAGCAGGAGGGGCCGGAGTATTGGGAAGAGCAGACACGGAAAGCCAAGGAGGCTGCACAGACTTTCCGAGTGGGCCTGCGGACCCTGCTCCGCTACTACAACCAGAGCCAGGCCG ggTCTCACACCCTCCAGTGGATGTTCGGCTGCGACCTGGGACCCGACGGGCGCCTCCTCCGCGGTTATCACCAATTCGCCTACGACGGCAAGGATTACATCGCCCTGAACGAGGACCTGCGCTCCTGGACCGCAGGGGACATGGCGGCTCAGAACACCCAGCGCAAGTGGGAGGCGGCCCGCGAGGCAGAGCAGTGGAGAGCCCACCTGGAGGGGACGTGCGTGGAGTGGCTCCGCAGACACCTGGAGAACGGGAAGGAGACGCTGCAGCGCGCGG AACCTCCAAAGACACATGTGACCCACCACCCCGTCTCTGACCATGAGGCCACCCTGaggtgctgggccctgggcttcTACCCTGCGGAGATCACACTGACCTGGCAGCGAGATGGGGAGGAGCAAACTCAGGACACTGAGCTTGTGGAGACCAGGCCAGTAGGAGATGGAACCTACCAGAAGTGGGGAGCTGTGGTGGTGCCTTCTGGAGAAGAGCAGAGATACACGTGCCATGTGCAGCATGAGGGGCTGCCAGAGCCCCTCACCCTGAGATGGG aGCCATCTTCCCAGTCCACCATCCCCATTGTGGGCATCGTTGCTGGCCTGGCTGTCCTAGCAGTTGTGGTCACCGGAGCTGTGGTCGCTGCTGtgatgtggaggaggaagagctcaGGTAGGGaaggg t GGAGCTACT
- the LOC112622403 gene encoding HLA class I histocompatibility antigen, B-14 alpha chain isoform X8 produces MAPRTLLLLLSGALALTETWAGSHSLRYFSTSVSRPGRGEPRFISVGYVDDTQFLRFDSDAASPRMEPRARWAEQEGPEYWEEQTRKAKEAAQTFRVGLRTLLRYYNQSQAGSHTLQWMFGCDLGPDGRLLRGYHQFAYDGKDYIALNEDLRSWTAGDMAAQNTQRKWEAAREAEQWRAHLEGTCVEWLRRHLENGKETLQRAEPPKTHVTHHPVSDHEATLRCWALGFYPAEITLTWQRDGEEQTQDTELVETRPVGDGTYQKWGAVVVPSGEEQRYTCHVQHEGLPEPLTLRWEPSSQSTIPIVGIVAGLAVLAVVVTGAVVAAVMWRRKSSGREGVWGGKGGSYSQAAFSDSAQGSDESLTA; encoded by the exons ATGGCGCCCCGaaccctcctcctgctgctctcgGGGGCCCTGGCCCTGACCGAGACCTGGGCCG GCTCGCACTCCTTGAGGTATTTCAGCACCTCCGTGTCCCGGCCCGGCCGCGGGGAGCCCCGCTTCATCTCCGTGGGCTACGTGGACGACACGCAGTTCCTGCGGTTCGACAGCGACGCCGCGAGTCCGAGGATGGAGCCGCGGGCGCGGTGGGCGGAGCAGGAGGGGCCGGAGTATTGGGAAGAGCAGACACGGAAAGCCAAGGAGGCTGCACAGACTTTCCGAGTGGGCCTGCGGACCCTGCTCCGCTACTACAACCAGAGCCAGGCCG ggTCTCACACCCTCCAGTGGATGTTCGGCTGCGACCTGGGACCCGACGGGCGCCTCCTCCGCGGTTATCACCAATTCGCCTACGACGGCAAGGATTACATCGCCCTGAACGAGGACCTGCGCTCCTGGACCGCAGGGGACATGGCGGCTCAGAACACCCAGCGCAAGTGGGAGGCGGCCCGCGAGGCAGAGCAGTGGAGAGCCCACCTGGAGGGGACGTGCGTGGAGTGGCTCCGCAGACACCTGGAGAACGGGAAGGAGACGCTGCAGCGCGCGG AACCTCCAAAGACACATGTGACCCACCACCCCGTCTCTGACCATGAGGCCACCCTGaggtgctgggccctgggcttcTACCCTGCGGAGATCACACTGACCTGGCAGCGAGATGGGGAGGAGCAAACTCAGGACACTGAGCTTGTGGAGACCAGGCCAGTAGGAGATGGAACCTACCAGAAGTGGGGAGCTGTGGTGGTGCCTTCTGGAGAAGAGCAGAGATACACGTGCCATGTGCAGCATGAGGGGCTGCCAGAGCCCCTCACCCTGAGATGGG aGCCATCTTCCCAGTCCACCATCCCCATTGTGGGCATCGTTGCTGGCCTGGCTGTCCTAGCAGTTGTGGTCACCGGAGCTGTGGTCGCTGCTGtgatgtggaggaggaagagctcaGGTAGGGaaggggtgtggg GTGGAAAAGGAGGGAGCTACT
- the LOC112622403 gene encoding saoe class I histocompatibility antigen, A alpha chain isoform X9 yields MAPRTLLLLLSGALALTETWAGSHSLRYFSTSVSRPGRGEPRFISVGYVDDTQFLRFDSDAASPRMEPRARWAEQEGPEYWEEQTRKAKEAAQTFRVGLRTLLRYYNQSQAGSHTLQWMFGCDLGPDGRLLRGYHQFAYDGKDYIALNEDLRSWTAGDMAAQNTQRKWEAAREAEQWRAHLEGTCVEWLRRHLENGKETLQRAEPPKTHVTHHPVSDHEATLRCWALGFYPAEITLTWQRDGEEQTQDTELVETRPVGDGTYQKWGAVVVPSGEEQRYTCHVQHEGLPEPLTLRWEPSSQSTIPIVGIVAGLAVLAVVVTGAVVAAVMWRRKSSGGKGGSYSQAACNDSAQGSDESLTA; encoded by the exons ATGGCGCCCCGaaccctcctcctgctgctctcgGGGGCCCTGGCCCTGACCGAGACCTGGGCCG GCTCGCACTCCTTGAGGTATTTCAGCACCTCCGTGTCCCGGCCCGGCCGCGGGGAGCCCCGCTTCATCTCCGTGGGCTACGTGGACGACACGCAGTTCCTGCGGTTCGACAGCGACGCCGCGAGTCCGAGGATGGAGCCGCGGGCGCGGTGGGCGGAGCAGGAGGGGCCGGAGTATTGGGAAGAGCAGACACGGAAAGCCAAGGAGGCTGCACAGACTTTCCGAGTGGGCCTGCGGACCCTGCTCCGCTACTACAACCAGAGCCAGGCCG ggTCTCACACCCTCCAGTGGATGTTCGGCTGCGACCTGGGACCCGACGGGCGCCTCCTCCGCGGTTATCACCAATTCGCCTACGACGGCAAGGATTACATCGCCCTGAACGAGGACCTGCGCTCCTGGACCGCAGGGGACATGGCGGCTCAGAACACCCAGCGCAAGTGGGAGGCGGCCCGCGAGGCAGAGCAGTGGAGAGCCCACCTGGAGGGGACGTGCGTGGAGTGGCTCCGCAGACACCTGGAGAACGGGAAGGAGACGCTGCAGCGCGCGG AACCTCCAAAGACACATGTGACCCACCACCCCGTCTCTGACCATGAGGCCACCCTGaggtgctgggccctgggcttcTACCCTGCGGAGATCACACTGACCTGGCAGCGAGATGGGGAGGAGCAAACTCAGGACACTGAGCTTGTGGAGACCAGGCCAGTAGGAGATGGAACCTACCAGAAGTGGGGAGCTGTGGTGGTGCCTTCTGGAGAAGAGCAGAGATACACGTGCCATGTGCAGCATGAGGGGCTGCCAGAGCCCCTCACCCTGAGATGGG aGCCATCTTCCCAGTCCACCATCCCCATTGTGGGCATCGTTGCTGGCCTGGCTGTCCTAGCAGTTGTGGTCACCGGAGCTGTGGTCGCTGCTGtgatgtggaggaggaagagctcaG GTGGAAAAGGAGGGAGCTACT